Proteins from a single region of Starkeya sp. ORNL1:
- the glnT gene encoding type III glutamate--ammonia ligase: MATDLAKVAKDRGIKYFLISYVDLFGGLRAKLVPAQAIGEMQKAGAGFAGFATWLDMTPADPDLFAVPDPDSLIQLPWKPEIGWLASDLVMNDELVAQAPRNVLKNTLMGADSIGYQMKTGVECEYFLITPDASGISDPADNAPKPCYDQSALMRRFDVISEISDAMLTLGWGCYQNDHEDANGQFEMNWTYDDALITADRHVFFKYMVKSIAEKHGLRATFMPKPFIDLTGSGCHMHTSLWQGDTNVFADPDGELGLSEIGYHFIGGLIHSADAICAITNPTVNSYKRINAPRTVSGATWAPNTVTYTGNNRTHMIRIPDAGRFEFRLADGAANPYLLPAAVLAAGLDGVQNQRDPGKRLDINMYTEGHKVRGAKRLPLNLLDALRALARSNVLRSALGAPLIDGYLKLKSEEWNSYARHLTQWERDNTLDI, from the coding sequence ATGGCTACCGATCTGGCGAAGGTCGCGAAGGACCGCGGCATCAAGTATTTCCTCATCTCCTATGTCGATCTGTTCGGCGGGCTGCGCGCCAAGCTGGTGCCGGCGCAGGCGATCGGCGAGATGCAGAAGGCGGGCGCCGGCTTTGCCGGCTTCGCCACCTGGCTGGACATGACGCCGGCCGATCCCGACCTGTTCGCCGTGCCCGATCCCGACAGCCTGATCCAGCTGCCCTGGAAGCCGGAGATCGGCTGGCTCGCCTCCGACCTCGTGATGAATGACGAGCTGGTCGCCCAGGCACCGCGCAACGTGCTGAAGAACACGCTGATGGGTGCCGATTCCATCGGCTACCAGATGAAGACCGGCGTCGAGTGCGAGTATTTCCTCATCACTCCGGATGCCTCGGGCATCTCCGATCCCGCCGATAATGCGCCCAAGCCCTGCTACGACCAGTCGGCCCTGATGCGCCGCTTCGACGTCATCAGCGAAATCTCCGACGCCATGCTGACGCTCGGCTGGGGCTGCTACCAGAACGACCATGAGGACGCCAACGGCCAGTTCGAGATGAACTGGACCTATGACGACGCCCTCATCACCGCCGACCGCCACGTGTTCTTCAAATACATGGTCAAGTCGATCGCCGAGAAGCACGGGCTGCGCGCCACCTTCATGCCCAAGCCCTTCATCGACCTCACCGGCTCGGGCTGCCACATGCACACCTCGCTGTGGCAGGGCGACACCAACGTGTTCGCCGATCCCGATGGCGAGCTTGGCCTGTCTGAGATCGGCTATCACTTCATCGGCGGGCTGATCCACTCGGCCGATGCGATCTGCGCCATCACCAACCCGACGGTGAACAGCTACAAGCGCATCAATGCGCCGCGCACCGTCTCCGGTGCCACCTGGGCGCCCAACACAGTGACCTATACCGGCAATAACCGCACCCACATGATCCGCATCCCCGATGCCGGGCGGTTCGAGTTCCGTCTCGCCGACGGCGCGGCGAACCCTTATCTGCTCCCCGCCGCAGTGCTCGCCGCCGGCCTCGACGGCGTGCAGAACCAGCGCGATCCGGGCAAGCGGCTCGACATCAACATGTACACCGAGGGCCACAAGGTGCGCGGCGCCAAGCGGCTGCCGCTGAACCTGCTCGACGCGCTGCGCGCGCTCGCCCGTTCCAACGTGCTGCGCTCCGCGCTCGGCGCCCCGCTCATCGACGGCTATCTCAAGCTGAAGAGCGAGGAATGGAACTCCTACGCCCGCCATCTCACCCAGTGGGAGCGCGACAACACGCTGGATATTTGA
- a CDS encoding helix-turn-helix domain-containing protein produces the protein MTAGRRFGDIVFEESFLFATREPEGELKFTRSERAVLIALAGNARKVMSRNQLLDAIAGTGSDSTDRNIDFLINRLRAKLGDSARAPRFIATQYGEGYVWIAEPDRPVSSPQAQEAQELLVFIGPVFGLDRLTDAGLAEATLARLHAALVTIAGDERRVALARQRGLHAPPPNTRFTLELGFYCDGGPLHLAAILHEGRSGRIVRAQRLILNEPSIEDIEELARTLKAAMWDHRSFGTGSVAALRDEPLEVRLHNASLMFTQAPGAWIETEAQARRALAERPDDPETMLAAAMCIYSRRLSAAIPMTNDEEEIERLVFASLPRVGNSPILALAAAKLLLFVGRGHLALAEAIAEQAFAESTAFASAFATLGQIRVCAGDIEAGLDLYERGIELCTAGSEFHLYLLVLKCIACLASGDRQAVERALGQLYAVKPQTQAEIGILFAPPDEAQLPPLLKAVLGKLDAGHAQFLIRHAHYISARLYQHEAHRENIMRGFLSLAVGRFGATVVPDEVRRSVPKLMAELQI, from the coding sequence GTGACGGCGGGCCGGCGTTTCGGCGACATCGTGTTCGAGGAGAGCTTCCTGTTCGCCACGCGCGAGCCGGAAGGCGAGCTGAAATTCACCCGGTCCGAGCGCGCCGTGCTGATCGCCCTTGCCGGCAATGCCCGCAAGGTGATGTCACGGAACCAGCTGCTCGACGCCATTGCCGGCACCGGCTCGGATTCCACTGACCGCAACATCGATTTCCTGATCAATCGGCTGCGCGCCAAGCTCGGGGATTCCGCCCGTGCCCCGCGCTTCATCGCCACCCAATATGGCGAGGGCTATGTGTGGATCGCCGAACCGGACCGGCCGGTGTCGAGCCCGCAGGCCCAGGAGGCCCAGGAGCTGCTGGTCTTCATCGGCCCGGTATTCGGCCTCGACCGGCTCACCGACGCAGGCCTCGCCGAGGCGACGCTGGCGCGGCTGCATGCCGCCCTCGTCACCATCGCCGGCGACGAGCGGCGCGTCGCGCTGGCGCGACAGCGCGGCCTCCATGCGCCGCCGCCCAATACGCGCTTCACGCTGGAACTCGGCTTCTACTGCGATGGCGGGCCGCTGCACCTGGCCGCCATACTGCACGAGGGCCGTTCCGGGCGGATCGTGCGGGCGCAGCGCCTTATCCTGAACGAGCCGAGCATCGAGGACATCGAGGAACTGGCGCGCACGCTGAAGGCGGCGATGTGGGATCACCGCTCCTTCGGCACCGGTTCGGTCGCCGCGCTGCGCGACGAGCCGCTGGAGGTGCGGCTGCACAATGCCTCGCTGATGTTCACGCAGGCGCCGGGTGCCTGGATCGAGACCGAAGCGCAGGCCCGCCGTGCCCTGGCCGAGCGGCCCGACGACCCGGAAACCATGCTGGCGGCGGCGATGTGCATCTATTCGCGCCGATTGTCCGCCGCCATTCCCATGACGAACGACGAGGAGGAAATCGAGCGCCTGGTCTTCGCCAGCCTGCCGCGCGTCGGCAACAGTCCGATCCTCGCCCTCGCCGCCGCCAAGCTGCTGCTGTTTGTCGGCCGCGGCCATCTGGCGCTCGCCGAGGCCATTGCCGAGCAGGCCTTCGCCGAGAGCACGGCCTTCGCCTCGGCCTTTGCCACGCTCGGCCAGATCCGCGTGTGCGCCGGCGACATCGAGGCCGGGCTCGACCTGTATGAGCGCGGCATCGAGCTTTGCACGGCCGGCTCGGAATTCCACCTCTATCTGCTGGTGCTCAAATGCATCGCCTGCCTTGCCTCCGGCGACCGGCAGGCGGTCGAGCGCGCCCTCGGCCAGCTCTATGCGGTGAAGCCACAGACGCAGGCCGAAATCGGAATATTGTTCGCGCCGCCGGACGAGGCGCAGCTGCCGCCGCTATTGAAGGCGGTCCTCGGCAAGCTCGATGCCGGCCATGCGCAGTTCCTGATACGGCACGCGCATTACATCAGCGCCCGGCTCTACCAGCATGAAGCGCATCGTGAGAACATCATGCGCGGCTTCCTCAGCCTTGCCGTCGGGCGGTTCGGCGCGACCGTGGTGCCGGACGAGGTGCGCCGCAGCGTGCCGAAGCTGATGGCCGAGTTACAGATTTGA
- a CDS encoding acetyl/propionyl/methylcrotonyl-CoA carboxylase subunit alpha, protein MFSKILIANRGEIACRVIKTARRMGIATVAVYSDADKDALHVEMADEAVHIGPPQAAQSYLVIEKIIEACKATGAEAVHPGYGFLSERAAFPQALEAAGIVFIGPNPGAIEAMGDKIESKKAAAAAGVSTVPGYLGVIESPEQAAEIADEIGYPVMIKASAGGGGKGMRIALSRDEVKDGFERATSEAKSSFGDHRVFVEKFIVEPRHIEIQVLGDKHGNVVYLGERECSIQRRNQKVVEEAPSPLLDEATRRKMGEQAVALAKAVNYDSAGTVEFVAGQDKSFYFLEMNTRLQVEHPVTELVTGIDLVEQMIRVAAGEPLAFGQPDVKLDGWAVESRIYAEDPFRNFLPSIGRLTRYRPPGEGVKGGVTVRNDTGVYEGGEISLYYDPMIAKLVTHAPTRTDAIKAQGEALDAFAIDGIQHNIPFLAALMAHPRWQEGRLSTAFIAEEYPGGFQAPVPEGVLARRLAAVAAVIDNVENARKRKISTQMAGRPVVFEHRRVVRLGEQSLICEVDRAAGAFLVTFLDADGRPTGTHELRSAWHPGEPVWQGAFDDDTIAVQVRPLLNGVALAHRGVAAQALVYTEREAALAALMPEKIASASGKQLLCPMPGLVVSIAVTEGQEVKSGETLAIVEAMKMENVLRAERDATVKKVLAKPGDSLAVDAVILEFA, encoded by the coding sequence ATGTTCTCCAAAATCCTGATCGCGAACCGCGGCGAGATCGCCTGTCGCGTCATCAAGACCGCCCGGCGCATGGGGATTGCGACCGTCGCTGTCTATTCCGATGCCGACAAGGATGCGCTCCATGTCGAGATGGCGGACGAGGCGGTGCATATCGGCCCGCCGCAGGCCGCGCAGTCCTATCTCGTCATCGAGAAGATCATCGAGGCGTGCAAGGCCACCGGTGCGGAGGCGGTGCATCCGGGCTACGGTTTCCTTTCCGAACGCGCGGCGTTCCCGCAGGCGCTTGAAGCGGCCGGCATCGTCTTTATCGGCCCGAACCCCGGCGCCATCGAAGCGATGGGCGACAAGATCGAATCCAAGAAGGCGGCTGCGGCCGCCGGCGTCTCCACCGTGCCGGGCTACCTCGGCGTGATCGAAAGCCCGGAACAGGCCGCCGAGATCGCCGACGAGATCGGCTATCCGGTGATGATCAAGGCCAGCGCCGGCGGCGGCGGCAAGGGCATGCGCATCGCCCTTTCCCGCGATGAGGTGAAGGACGGCTTCGAGCGCGCCACCTCGGAAGCCAAATCCTCCTTCGGCGACCACCGGGTGTTCGTCGAGAAGTTCATCGTCGAGCCGCGCCACATCGAGATCCAGGTGCTCGGCGACAAGCACGGCAATGTCGTCTATCTCGGCGAGCGCGAATGCTCGATCCAGCGCCGCAACCAGAAGGTCGTCGAGGAAGCGCCCTCCCCGCTGCTGGACGAGGCCACCCGCCGGAAAATGGGCGAGCAGGCGGTCGCACTTGCCAAGGCGGTGAATTACGACAGCGCCGGCACGGTGGAGTTCGTCGCCGGGCAGGACAAGAGCTTCTATTTCCTGGAGATGAACACCCGCTTGCAGGTCGAGCATCCGGTCACCGAGCTTGTCACCGGCATCGACCTCGTCGAGCAGATGATCCGCGTCGCCGCGGGCGAACCCCTCGCCTTTGGGCAGCCGGACGTGAAGCTCGACGGCTGGGCGGTGGAAAGCCGGATCTATGCCGAGGACCCGTTCCGCAATTTCCTGCCCTCGATCGGCCGGCTGACGCGCTATCGCCCGCCGGGCGAAGGGGTGAAGGGCGGCGTCACCGTGCGCAACGACACCGGCGTCTATGAGGGCGGCGAGATCTCGCTCTATTACGACCCGATGATCGCCAAGCTGGTGACGCATGCGCCGACCCGCACTGACGCGATCAAGGCGCAGGGCGAAGCGCTCGACGCCTTCGCCATTGACGGCATCCAGCACAATATCCCGTTCCTCGCCGCGCTGATGGCGCATCCGCGCTGGCAGGAAGGCCGGCTCTCCACCGCCTTCATCGCCGAGGAATACCCCGGCGGCTTCCAGGCCCCGGTGCCGGAAGGCGTGCTGGCGCGGCGGCTCGCCGCGGTGGCGGCGGTGATCGACAATGTCGAGAATGCCCGCAAGCGGAAGATCTCGACGCAGATGGCGGGCCGGCCGGTGGTGTTCGAACATCGCCGTGTGGTGCGGCTCGGCGAACAGAGCCTTATTTGCGAGGTCGATCGCGCTGCCGGCGCCTTCCTCGTCACCTTCCTCGATGCGGACGGCAGACCGACCGGGACCCATGAATTGCGCTCGGCGTGGCACCCGGGCGAGCCAGTATGGCAAGGCGCGTTCGACGATGACACCATCGCGGTGCAGGTGCGCCCGCTTTTGAATGGCGTCGCCCTTGCCCATCGCGGCGTCGCGGCGCAGGCGCTGGTCTATACTGAACGCGAGGCCGCGCTCGCCGCACTGATGCCGGAAAAGATCGCATCGGCCAGCGGCAAGCAGCTGCTGTGCCCAATGCCCGGCCTCGTGGTCTCCATCGCCGTCACCGAGGGACAAGAGGTGAAGTCCGGCGAGACGCTGGCCATCGTCGAGGCGATGAAGATGGAGAATGTGCTGCGCGCCGAGCGCGACGCCACGGTGAAGAAGGTGCTGGCCAAGCCCGGCGACAGCCTCGCGGTCGACGCCGTGATCCTGGAATTCGCCTGA
- a CDS encoding FMN-binding glutamate synthase family protein: MNDITNTPRKPPQTLPRASATFDEYTLSEIRRAAATGIYDIRGGGAKRKVPHFDDLLFLGASISRYPLEGYREKCSTEVVLGTRFARKPIELKIPVTIAGMSFGSLSANAKEALGRGASAMGTSTTTGDGGMTNEERGHSSKLVYQYLPSRYGMNPDDLRRADAIEVVVGQGAKPGGGGMLLGQKITERVASMRTLPAGIDQRSACRHPDWTGPDDLEIKIEELREITDWEKPIYVKVGAARPYYDTALAVKSGADVVVVDGMQGGTAATQEVFIENVGIPTLAAVRQAVKALQELGMHRKVQLIVSGGIRNGADVAKALALGADAVAIGTAALVALGDNDPHYAAEYEALGTRAGAYDDWHEGRDPAGITTQDPALMARLDPVAAGRRLANYLAVLTLEAQTIARACGKSHVHNLEPEDLVALTIEAAAMAQVPLAGTDWIPGKNGTF, encoded by the coding sequence ATGAACGACATCACCAACACGCCGCGCAAACCGCCGCAGACCTTGCCCCGCGCTTCGGCGACCTTCGATGAATACACGCTCTCGGAGATCCGCCGCGCGGCGGCGACCGGCATCTATGACATTCGCGGCGGCGGGGCGAAGCGCAAGGTCCCGCATTTCGACGACCTGCTGTTCCTCGGCGCCTCGATCTCGCGCTATCCGCTGGAAGGCTATCGCGAGAAGTGCTCGACCGAGGTCGTGCTCGGCACCCGCTTCGCCAGGAAGCCGATCGAATTGAAGATCCCGGTCACCATTGCCGGCATGAGCTTCGGTTCGCTCTCCGCCAATGCCAAGGAGGCGCTGGGACGCGGCGCCTCGGCGATGGGCACTTCGACCACCACCGGCGATGGCGGCATGACCAATGAGGAGCGCGGCCACTCCTCCAAGCTGGTCTATCAGTACCTGCCCTCGCGCTACGGCATGAACCCGGACGATCTGCGCCGCGCCGACGCCATCGAGGTGGTGGTCGGCCAGGGCGCCAAGCCCGGCGGCGGCGGCATGCTGCTCGGCCAGAAGATCACCGAGCGCGTCGCGAGCATGCGCACGCTGCCGGCCGGCATCGATCAGCGCTCGGCCTGCCGCCATCCGGACTGGACCGGGCCGGACGATCTCGAGATCAAGATCGAAGAATTGCGCGAGATCACCGACTGGGAAAAGCCGATCTATGTGAAGGTCGGCGCGGCGCGGCCCTATTACGACACCGCGCTGGCGGTGAAGTCCGGCGCCGACGTGGTCGTCGTCGACGGCATGCAGGGCGGCACCGCGGCGACGCAGGAAGTGTTCATCGAGAATGTCGGCATCCCGACGCTGGCGGCGGTGCGGCAGGCGGTGAAGGCGCTGCAGGAGCTCGGCATGCACCGCAAGGTGCAGCTCATCGTCTCCGGCGGCATCCGCAACGGCGCCGATGTGGCGAAAGCGCTGGCGCTCGGGGCCGACGCGGTCGCCATCGGCACCGCGGCGCTGGTGGCGCTCGGCGACAACGACCCGCATTACGCCGCCGAGTACGAGGCGCTCGGCACCCGCGCCGGCGCCTATGACGACTGGCACGAGGGCCGCGACCCCGCCGGCATCACCACGCAGGACCCGGCGCTGATGGCGCGGCTCGATCCTGTCGCCGCCGGCCGCCGGCTCGCCAATTATCTCGCCGTGCTGACGCTGGAGGCGCAGACCATCGCCCGCGCCTGCGGCAAGAGCCATGTGCACAATCTGGAGCCGGAGGACCTCGTCGCGCTGACCATCGAGGCGGCAGCGATGGCGCAGGTCCCGCTGGCGGGGACGGACTGGATACCGGGGAAGAACGGAACTTTCTGA
- a CDS encoding acyl-CoA carboxylase subunit beta — MKHILDELEQRRAGARLGGGEKRIAAQHKRGKLTARERVELLLDTGSFEEFDTFVQHRCTDFGMEKSKIPGDGVITGWGTVNGRQVFVFAKDFTVFGGSLSEAHAQKIMKVQDLALRTRAPIIGLFDAGGARIQEGVAALGGYGEVFKRNVAASGVIPQISVIMGPCAGGDVYSPAMTDFIFMVRDTSYMFVTGPDVVKTVTNETVTSEELGGAKVHTTKSSVADGAFDNDVECLLQMRRLIDFLPLNNALGSPEWPSFDDGERLDPSLDTLIPDNPNKPYDIKELIVKTLDEGDFFEIQGAFAKNIVTGFGRIEGRTVGVVANQPMVLAGVLDSDASRKAARFVRFCDAFEIPIITFVDVPGFLPGTAQEYGGLIKHGAKLLFAYSQATVPLVTVITRKAFGGAYDVMASKHIGGDVNYAWPTAQIAVMGAKGAVEIIFRADIDDPEKIAERTREYEARFLSPFVAAERGYIDEVIAPNATRKRIARALAMLRTKKVEAPAKKHDNLPL; from the coding sequence ATGAAGCACATTCTCGATGAGCTGGAGCAGCGCCGCGCCGGCGCGCGCCTGGGCGGCGGCGAAAAGCGCATTGCGGCTCAGCACAAGCGCGGCAAGCTGACCGCCCGCGAGCGCGTCGAACTGCTGCTGGACACCGGCTCGTTCGAGGAATTCGACACCTTCGTGCAGCACCGCTGCACCGATTTCGGCATGGAGAAATCCAAGATCCCCGGCGACGGCGTCATCACCGGCTGGGGTACGGTGAACGGCCGGCAGGTCTTCGTGTTCGCCAAGGACTTCACGGTGTTCGGCGGCTCGCTCTCCGAGGCCCATGCCCAGAAGATCATGAAGGTGCAGGACCTCGCCCTGAGGACCCGCGCCCCGATCATCGGCCTGTTCGATGCCGGTGGTGCCCGCATCCAGGAAGGCGTGGCGGCGCTCGGCGGCTATGGTGAGGTGTTCAAGCGCAACGTCGCCGCCTCCGGCGTGATCCCGCAGATCTCCGTCATCATGGGCCCCTGCGCCGGCGGCGACGTCTATTCGCCCGCCATGACCGATTTCATCTTCATGGTGCGCGACACCTCCTACATGTTCGTCACCGGACCGGACGTGGTGAAGACCGTCACCAACGAGACGGTGACCTCGGAAGAACTCGGCGGCGCCAAGGTGCACACCACGAAATCCTCGGTGGCCGACGGCGCCTTCGACAATGATGTCGAGTGCCTGTTGCAGATGCGCCGGCTGATCGACTTCCTGCCGCTGAACAATGCTCTGGGTTCGCCGGAATGGCCGAGCTTCGACGATGGCGAGCGGCTCGACCCCTCGCTCGACACGCTGATCCCGGACAATCCGAACAAGCCCTATGACATCAAGGAATTGATCGTGAAGACCCTCGACGAGGGCGACTTCTTCGAGATCCAGGGTGCGTTTGCGAAGAACATCGTCACCGGCTTCGGGCGGATCGAGGGCCGCACCGTCGGCGTCGTCGCCAACCAGCCGATGGTGCTGGCCGGGGTGCTCGACAGCGACGCCTCGCGGAAGGCGGCGCGCTTCGTGCGCTTCTGCGACGCCTTCGAGATCCCGATCATCACCTTTGTCGACGTGCCCGGCTTCCTGCCCGGCACCGCGCAGGAGTATGGCGGGCTGATCAAGCACGGCGCCAAGCTGCTGTTCGCCTACAGCCAGGCGACCGTGCCGCTCGTCACCGTCATCACCCGCAAGGCGTTCGGCGGCGCCTATGACGTCATGGCATCCAAGCACATTGGCGGCGACGTCAACTATGCCTGGCCGACCGCGCAGATCGCGGTGATGGGCGCCAAGGGCGCGGTCGAGATCATCTTCCGCGCCGACATCGACGATCCCGAGAAGATCGCGGAGCGGACCCGGGAATATGAGGCCAGGTTCCTCTCGCCCTTCGTCGCCGCGGAGCGCGGCTACATCGACGAGGTGATCGCGCCCAACGCCACCCGCAAGCGCATCGCCCGCGCCCTCGCCATGCTGCGCACCAAGAAGGTCGAAGCGCCGGCGAAGAAGCACGACAACCTGCCGCTATGA
- a CDS encoding protein glxC, giving the protein MSVLELDTPTGARVVDLSTSSVRELNAALHALKADTNATRWQVLNPRGRHALAAGIDAPVTVEIDGHAGYYCAGMNKLATVIVNGNAGVGVAENIMSGLVHVKGDASQSAGATGCGGLIIIDGNASARCGISMKGVDIVVKGSVGHMSAFMAQAGALVVLGDAGEALGDSLYEAKLFVRGSVASLGADCIEKGLRDEHRALLASKLEAAGILGEVDIGEFRRYGSGRTLYHFHVDNVSSY; this is encoded by the coding sequence ATGAGTGTGCTGGAACTCGATACGCCGACGGGCGCGCGCGTCGTCGATCTTTCGACGTCGAGCGTGCGCGAGCTGAACGCCGCGCTGCACGCCTTGAAGGCTGACACCAACGCCACAAGGTGGCAGGTGCTCAATCCGCGCGGCCGGCACGCGCTCGCTGCCGGCATCGACGCCCCTGTCACCGTCGAGATCGACGGCCATGCCGGCTATTACTGCGCCGGCATGAACAAGCTCGCCACGGTGATCGTGAACGGCAATGCCGGCGTCGGCGTCGCCGAGAACATCATGTCGGGCCTCGTCCATGTGAAGGGCGACGCCAGCCAGTCCGCCGGCGCCACCGGCTGCGGCGGTCTCATCATCATCGATGGCAATGCCTCGGCGCGCTGCGGCATCTCGATGAAGGGCGTCGACATCGTGGTGAAGGGCTCGGTCGGCCATATGAGCGCCTTCATGGCGCAGGCCGGCGCGCTGGTGGTGCTTGGGGATGCCGGCGAGGCGCTCGGCGACAGCCTCTATGAGGCGAAGCTGTTCGTGCGCGGCTCGGTGGCGAGCTTAGGGGCCGACTGCATCGAGAAGGGGTTGCGCGACGAGCATCGCGCTCTGCTGGCCAGCAAGCTGGAAGCCGCCGGAATCCTTGGCGAAGTCGATATCGGCGAGTTCCGCCGCTACGGCTCGGGCCGCACGCTCTATCATTTCCACGTCGACAACGTGTCGAGCTACTGA
- a CDS encoding DUF1194 domain-containing protein: MAWADSRAAAGPSLGEPAGRDEVDLELVIASDVSTSMDRQEKALQLGGFVAAFRDAEVQRAIMRGVRGRIAVIYVEWGGEGRQRVVVPWTLIDGPAAAAAFADRLDKTSPGRMTFGTAMGEALEFCSGLFDINGYVGDRRVIDISGDGISNRGRPLDVARAQALARGITINGLPIVYHEPQQVAGDITVFAPGELTAYFVDEVIGGPDSFIVPITAMDAYSEAIRHKLIREIAGTPPGGADFSALSEPDFRR, from the coding sequence GTGGCGTGGGCCGACAGCCGGGCCGCGGCTGGGCCGAGCCTTGGCGAGCCGGCAGGCCGCGACGAGGTGGATCTCGAGCTGGTCATCGCGTCGGACGTGTCGACCTCGATGGACCGCCAGGAGAAGGCGCTGCAGCTCGGTGGATTCGTCGCCGCCTTCCGCGATGCCGAGGTGCAGCGCGCGATCATGCGTGGCGTGCGCGGGCGCATCGCCGTCATCTATGTCGAGTGGGGCGGCGAGGGCCGCCAGCGCGTCGTCGTGCCGTGGACGCTGATCGACGGGCCGGCAGCGGCCGCCGCCTTTGCTGACAGGTTGGACAAGACCTCTCCGGGCCGCATGACGTTCGGCACCGCAATGGGCGAGGCACTGGAATTCTGCTCCGGGCTTTTCGATATCAACGGCTATGTCGGCGATCGCCGCGTCATCGACATTTCCGGCGACGGCATCTCCAATCGCGGCCGGCCGCTCGATGTGGCACGCGCCCAGGCGCTGGCCCGCGGCATCACCATAAATGGCCTGCCGATCGTCTATCATGAGCCGCAGCAGGTCGCCGGGGATATCACCGTCTTTGCGCCGGGCGAACTGACCGCGTACTTCGTGGATGAGGTGATCGGCGGGCCGGATAGTTTCATCGTGCCGATCACCGCGATGGATGCCTATAGCGAGGCGATCCGCCACAAGCTGATCCGCGAGATCGCCGGTACCCCACCGGGCGGCGCCGATTTCTCGGCGCTGAGCGAACCGGATTTCCGCCGGTAA